One Campylobacter sp. MIT 12-8780 DNA window includes the following coding sequences:
- the traN gene encoding conjugal transfer protein TraN, protein MKRITMHTMLSVVFTSVFAQADMPCFHIGTVKEFDGHYYAQSAKTMTFEEAYNLSKGTNAYLAVPNTKEENAFLSSMIDIGSNAFIGVADLSYTNNYCFENKQCSYDDARFRDINNEPLSFKNWEDKQPDNRAKNNDNGIDKDKGEHFVILSSSSKKWSDVSSTAKYKALFEFETMPSCFNADNSGSSLDTENNNTSGGGSDEEELGTPQGSQDANNDGWNSDGSCGGQIYIFNGKDNRCKSWDRFGGLAGGGCCDKDKVFLGLVSCSEGEKKLAKDNRDRKCVEVGEYCSKRKRFIGCIQRRKSFCCFNSKLARIFHEQGRPQIGMGWGSSEAPQCRGFTPEEFQKLDFSEIDLSEFVADLMGRINANDITSKFSADSLKIKDKVQGNLNNISK, encoded by the coding sequence ATGAAAAGAATAACAATGCACACAATGCTTAGTGTAGTTTTTACAAGTGTTTTTGCTCAAGCTGATATGCCTTGTTTTCATATAGGCACAGTTAAAGAGTTTGATGGGCATTATTACGCACAAAGTGCTAAAACTATGACTTTTGAAGAAGCTTATAATTTAAGCAAGGGCACAAACGCTTATTTGGCTGTGCCAAATACCAAAGAAGAAAATGCTTTCTTAAGCTCAATGATTGATATTGGTTCTAATGCTTTCATAGGTGTAGCAGATTTAAGCTATACAAATAATTATTGCTTTGAAAACAAGCAGTGTAGCTATGATGATGCACGCTTTAGAGATATTAATAATGAGCCTTTGAGCTTTAAAAATTGGGAAGATAAACAGCCTGATAATCGAGCCAAAAATAATGATAATGGTATAGATAAGGACAAAGGCGAGCATTTTGTAATACTTTCAAGTTCATCTAAAAAGTGGAGTGATGTAAGCTCAACTGCAAAATATAAAGCTTTGTTTGAATTTGAAACTATGCCAAGTTGTTTTAATGCAGATAATTCTGGTTCAAGCCTAGATACTGAAAATAATAATACTTCAGGTGGTGGCAGTGATGAAGAAGAACTAGGCACGCCTCAAGGTTCTCAAGATGCCAATAATGATGGTTGGAATAGCGATGGTAGTTGTGGAGGACAAATTTATATCTTCAATGGCAAAGATAATCGTTGCAAAAGTTGGGATAGATTTGGAGGACTTGCAGGTGGAGGTTGTTGTGATAAAGACAAAGTCTTTTTAGGACTCGTATCTTGTTCTGAGGGAGAGAAAAAGCTTGCTAAAGACAATAGAGATAGAAAATGCGTTGAAGTTGGCGAATATTGCTCTAAAAGAAAGAGATTTATAGGGTGCATTCAAAGAAGAAAATCGTTTTGTTGTTTTAATTCTAAACTTGCAAGGATATTTCACGAGCAAGGGCGTCCTCAAATAGGTATGGGCTGGGGTAGCTCTGAAGCACCACAATGCAGAGGCTTTACCCCTGAAGAATTTCAAAAACTTGATTTTAGTGAGATTGATTTGAGTGAGTTTGTTGCTGATCTTATGGGCAGGATAAATGCAAATGATATTACTAGTAAGTTTTCAGCTGATTCTTTGAAAATCAAAGACAAGGTTCAAGGCAATCTAAATAATATATCTAAATAA